The following nucleotide sequence is from Leopardus geoffroyi isolate Oge1 chromosome D4, O.geoffroyi_Oge1_pat1.0, whole genome shotgun sequence.
gagttctagccccgtgtggggctctgtgctgacagctcagagcctggagcctgcttcatattctatgtctccctctctctgaccctcccctgttcatgctctgtctctccctatctcaaaaatgaataaacgttaaaaaaaaattaaaaaaaaaataaaacaaacttcaaagTAAGTTGATAAATAGAGGAATTGGAAACTAACTAATATCTGGTTCTAAAGCTTCTGATGCTAACACAGCTGATGCAGTTTGaaggggttcagagctgatggccaagagagaattcttgagatgtcttcggtgcaaaaaatgtggttttattaaagcatggggaggacccatgggcagaaagagctgcactggggttgcgatgggtgactgattatataccttcaagtTTCAGGGGGGTGGTTAGGAATagcgtaagtctctaaggaatttggaagcaaagtttccaggaccttgaggggctagctgttgttaggataAGGTCGTTTACTACTCTctagtaaaaccttagtcatgagaccctttagatgTGTATCAGTGGCCCATATGTTTGGAGAATGATCACTAACATATATCTTAGGGggagtagagataaaggaagtttccagaggaattttcatatgctaaagaagactcacaggatcctgagGGGTtgagctaagattgcctttttttcctcagCAAAGTGTCAACATGGAGGCAACTGAGATCcttgaggaaggtcactctgtttcaaggacttgtcaatgggctataaGCTGtaggaatatttaattttatccacatttctctctgcctttgtttcccacatcacaaCTATTCTACATGAGTTTTGTAATGATTGCCAGCGGGGTAGGGGGGAGGTGGTTGGTCCATAGATTCTGAAGAGagaatatatgtattacataagCAATGGAGTTTGCATGATGACACGGTTTGGGTTtgccaggaaacagactctggtATGGAGATTGAGGTGCATCATGTTTATTAGGGAGTGCTCTTGGGATCAACACTGGTGGAAGGGAGGGATAGAAAGCCAgattgggcagagggaggagttgGCCTGTGATGTAGTCTCAACAAAGGCCTCAGTCAACCCTGTGGGGAACTCTGGCAGTAGGGCCACCTTTCAGAGTTAtcctgagtgggggggggggggtaagacATTTATATCTCTTCATCAGTTAATCATTGGATATGGGCTGCCCTGAGGAAGGGGGCATGACCTTATGTGAGTCCACTCTTCAGCTAAGAGCACTCTTTAGCTAATTCCTGAAGAAGACTTCCAGCTGAAAGCTCTCTGATGGCAGCACTTTGGGAAGCTAAGGAGTCCTGTAGAGTCCTATGGAAAGATCTGGGTAGAAACTAGTTACAGTTCTCTTAGTCAAAACTAGTGATATTGAAAAGGAATTTTGCTCTACAAGTATGTTTCATTTTTAGGTCAAGTCTTGACTTACAAAGGTTGGAGTTGATCCCAAGTTGATGTCATCCTCTCTGTAGTGAGCTAAGATGGACATAGATAGGCTCTGTGCTCAATGAAGAAAGGCAAACTCACACCAGAATGAGACAAATAATACCAGGTTTGAAATGGTGAGACAGGAGCAGCCTGAGAGGCTAAGGACTCACATAGGCAGTGACTAGTGTCCACGTTTCTGACCAGTGTGGCCAGGAGAGCACTGTGGGGCCAAAGAGGGTGGCTGGCCACATCCCGGACAGGAGAAGCCCGGGACACCCAAGAAAGGCAAGCAGGGAGAATTTGTTTTCATCAGAAAATTTtgattctcaggaaaaaaaaaagagacatccaGTTACCTCAAGGAAAAAGAGACTTTCAAAGTTCACTTCCTTTTAGTAGCTTTGCTCCTTTTTGTGTCTCTAGTGACTGAGATCATCACACATTACACCTCTGGACCCCTTCTTAGGTGCATGGTAAACTGGCTCTGCCTTTCAGTTTTATCGCTCCACTTCTCCTCAGTCAGCCACCTTGCTCCATCTTCTGCTGGTCACATGATGCTCCTGCTCTGCTCTCCCCCATAGGTCCATCTTCTAACTCTCTGGACTGTAGGGCCAGACTGTGTACTTAAATACCTAAGACTTACTGACAGCAGGAAAATTAAGCTTAAAACCAGATACCAGCTATTAGTACTCCTGGGCTAAGAACTTCCACATGCATTTGCAGGATCCAGCTTACTTGCTGTCAGTGGAAATACTCTACATGGAATCTACATGATCCCAACTCATCTGAGCCTCAGGGGAAAGAAAGAGCCAACTTCATTCTCATCTCCAGTCTCAATCCTGccactaagaaaaacaaaattgaaagagTGCCATTTTATCTCTAATGCTGATAATTTTTTATACTATTCTGCCATGGAGTTTTGCCCCACACTGTCTTCCTTGCCTCCTTTCCAGAGAAGGATCTTGGATATTTATGTAACTCAAAGGTACACTAAGCTGTTTTTCCCAAAACAAATGGGCAAACTTCTCACAAGGGTGAATTCACACGTGCCCAAAAGGGAACCAGCAAAATCATTTGTGTTTTCAGCAGCACCTGCTTCCGACCCTTCAAGTCCCACCCCATcaggttttaggttttattgtttttagaacTTGGGTCCAGTAACAGCCAAAGTTCTCCATTGCATATGGAATTCTGTTTTCTGGTCATCATTCTTCATATTTATCTTCCTTGGAGGACACATTCTTCTGAGATTCATGGGTGCAGGCAGCCAAGAGCACAGAACTACAGGGACATTTGTCCTCCAGACCTCACTGGGTGAAGCATTTCTGACTCACCAAGTTTCTCACAGCAGCCTTCACGTCCttgttcctcaggctgtagatgaTGGGGTTGAGCATGGGGGTCACCACCCCATAGAAGAGGGAGATGAGCTTGTCTGAAAGGTCCTGCTTGTCTGCCCCCAGGGGGTCCTTGGATTTGGGCTTCCCATACATGAAAAGGATAGTCCCATAGAAGACCACCACGACTGTGAGGTGGGCagagcaggtggagaaggccttTTTCCTCCCCTCAGCTGAAGGGATCCTCAGGATAGTGGTGAGGATGAAGATGTAGGAAACAAAGATGAACAGAACTGGGACCCCCAGGAAGATCACATTTGTCACTCCCATACTGATCACATTGATGGAGATGTCAGCACAGGCCAACTTCAGGACAGCCAGGATCTCACAGGTAAAGTGGTTGATGATGTTGTTCCCACAGAAGGGAAGTCTCATTGCAAGGGACGTTTGAACCATGGAGGCAGCACTTCCAGCTGCCCAGGAGCTGGCAGCCATGGGCACATAGGCCGCCTTGCTCATGACCACAGGGTACCTAAGGGGGTTACAAATGGCCACATAGCGATCAAATGCCATCATGCCCAGAAGCACACACTCTGTGGCTCCCATGgcgaaggaaagaaacatttgcaCAGCACAGGCTGAGAAGGGTACAGTTTTCCTGGGGGTCAGGAAGCTGTCGAGAATGAGGGGGACTGAGGAGGTTGTATAGCAGATGTCCAGGAAGGAGAGGTTccccaggaagaagtacatgggcgtgTGCAGGCgggagacagacacagtgacCAGGATGAGGACCCCATTGCCCAGCAGGATCACCAAGTACATCAGGAGGATGAGGACAAAGAACGTTTTCTCCAGCTTTGGGTGGGCCGAGAGTCCCAGGAGAATAAACTCCGTCACAGAGGCAGTCTGGTTGACACTTTCCATGGTATGTCTCCTCCTTCAACAGAGGAAAACAGGTATCCAAACTCAATGTTCTTTGCCCTGCATAGGCCGAGGGCATATGATCTAAAGTTCCAGTTAGGCTGGGTGATTGGATAATAGTCTTGAAAGCCCACAGTCTCTATttatttccaagaaaaagaagcaataaaatcagaaattacttTGGGACCATAGGACATCAAGTTTACAATGTTTAAAATGGTGATTCTAATAATTTAATGAATTTGATCAGAGATAAGACACATAACACATTCAGTTTTTTTTGGTTCTATGTCCATATGGCAGTTCATCTCATTAAACTTTGATCAGAAAAGTGACATTAAGTTTGCTCCATGCTCTCCAACTTTGTGCCCGTTACTAGTGAAATGATTAGTTGTGAATCCACAACTAATTTCCTCTCCAGGTCATTCTCACAGAAAACATACTCTTGTTCCCAAGATCTCCTTTCTCATGGGCAATACTGGCTCCAGggctttccatccatccatctgtgtcTGAACATCCTTCCACCTACTTTTTGAGCACCCAGTAAGTGGGTATGACAGTTCCTATGAGGAACAGGGGTGCTTCATAACCCAGGCTTAAGTGAGCTCACAACTTAACAGGAAAGGGAGGCAAAAGATTCAGAAGAGACTAGAGTATCCATAAGGGCACCCAGGGTATTGATGGAAATAGGGTCACAGAAAGCTCTTTGGTAATATAAAATCCAGCTGGACTTTTAAGGACAAAAATAGATGGAAAGacaagtgtgtgtgttgggtgggagGGAGTCTCAAAGTAACTTTGTGCTCTGGAAATGCTAATACATCCCAAATAGTTTGAATCTGATGTTCCACGAAGCTACAGGACTGGCTCTAAAGATGCAGAGTGAAATCGCAGTTTATGGAAATCTAGTTCTCTTAGATAAGTAGAgcagtgcttttttttcttatcattctaCTGGGTCACCTTTCCTCTAGGTGAGCATCCATACAGGAATCAGTGGGCATTACTAGTCCTTGAGCCTTTTGACTTATCTGCTAGATATGTCACTCAGACTAATATTCTGTCACTGATTCTGTTCCCCAAGTAATTTAGTCCAACCCTCTCTCCCATTCGAGATAATTTTCTATGCCCCACAGATGCATGGCTTTTTAGTTTCAGCTTGATATCTTCTAAGAATGAAGAGCTCATTACATTCCTAAATGGTGTACTCCATTATTTGCAGAGCTCTAGAGTATTAGAAAATTTTTCTTCACACTGAACCAAGAAGACAGCTTCCTAAGAGTTCCTTATTCATACGGTGGTACTCAGCTTCCTTCTGGAATTGCAGTGAATTTGCAGAAAGTCATCAGGTCTGTAAGCCAGAGATTTGGGCTATATTCTTCTTAACCTTCTAACTTGTTGTTTAGACTTCAgtacttccttccctctcttacACCCTTAGGTTACCCTATTCTGTGTTGGAATGAAAAGAGATCAATGGTGTTCAAACTTTTTAgtaaagataatttctttttttaagggaagagaacttttgctttcttaaattcAGAGCCCTAAAATATAAAGCAGAACTGCTTTTGTtgaagtggggaaggagggctCAGGAAGTCTGGGCTGCTGAGCCAGTGAGGCTCCTTCAAGGCCAGGCTACAATGATGCACAGCTCCAGATCCCATTTACATCGCAGGCAATATAAATGGTGCCCTCTGGAGCCTAACTCTGGGACAACTCCAGACCTTTCCATGGCTACTATGTGAATAATGCTCCATGGAGATACAGAAGAGGCTCTGAAACCATGGAACCATCTCATTTCCAGGGGTGTCTCTAAAATTAGATGATCACATTAAATGAGACTGAAAAGTTTCAGAGGCTTCCTGCCATCTAGGTTTTTCTAATCCAGGAAGAAGATATTTGTGTGGCCCTCAGTCTTTGCAATACCACTGAAACTACTTCATGTCTTCCCTTTTCAAGTCCCAACCTTTTTGAAAAATCAAGTGAGAAGCTGGAAATGTTACTGTGCTAACGAAAGGTTGAGTATTACTCTGATAAGAACTCTCACTTACCTTTATCAGGAACCTACTGAAAAAGGGTCCCTACAGCTTGGGAATAGTGCATGGGCCAGAAATAGCAACACTATTTTGAAAGGCTCAGGCTGAGATGTCCACCTCTGATTTGAAGAAGGGATGAAAACCATTCATCCCATCTGTCTTGATTCTGTGCTTTAGGCACAATCTACAAAGGAACAACCAGTACATGCAGAAGGCGATTTGAAATCAGTGCTGTAATTGGGACTATTGTGTTCCCTGAAGTGATTAAAAGTttggaaatggaatcatacaaagtCAGAAAACTTTTTATACTTCTGGGAAAATGTCCCCAGGATCTAATTATGCTGAAAGCACTCTAGgaaaacttctttttctcttccctttgttcctGCTAGAACTTTCCATTCTTAGGCCACTGAAGAATATCAAGGGAAACATTTCCATGTCGTACTTGAATGTCTACAAACTTCAAAATGCTTAAAATTCTTGAAAAGAGCAGCTGGAGAGgtatgaattatttataaacaGCCTATGTTTGTGGCATTAAGAACCAGCAGCTGCAGGCATAATGCTTCTGTATCAAGTGCTCAAGGGCATGGCTTTGGACACTTGGGGGGAACTTCCACCGAGAACCCTAAGGAGACTTCAGGAAAGAGGAGATTTCTGGCCAGGCCTTGAACAATGAGGGAGAATTTA
It contains:
- the LOC123592830 gene encoding olfactory receptor 13C7, with protein sequence MESVNQTASVTEFILLGLSAHPKLEKTFFVLILLMYLVILLGNGVLILVTVSVSRLHTPMYFFLGNLSFLDICYTTSSVPLILDSFLTPRKTVPFSACAVQMFLSFAMGATECVLLGMMAFDRYVAICNPLRYPVVMSKAAYVPMAASSWAAGSAASMVQTSLAMRLPFCGNNIINHFTCEILAVLKLACADISINVISMGVTNVIFLGVPVLFIFVSYIFILTTILRIPSAEGRKKAFSTCSAHLTVVVVFYGTILFMYGKPKSKDPLGADKQDLSDKLISLFYGVVTPMLNPIIYSLRNKDVKAAVRNLVSQKCFTQ